A genomic segment from Rhizoctonia solani chromosome 11, complete sequence encodes:
- a CDS encoding Rho GTPase-activating protein gacZ, translating to MSVRALPAVPGASSSTTTLSPPGLDSRSASVSSLATNPAIRPLPALPPSHSQVSLAATTTSASTVRPLPVPQPAANMNTASLLSVDEAPLGSAGAPVRDPVEENSCLGDRTVNVLAPPRTVSNQDLSGHGSASDSQLQPTATTTEASQSTATLPHLVRIPRFVRPALPYLELGLDTAIPDHTVQAVAARPAEQEKTPTVSGLAQVWRHHMQTQQQHLSGASLRLKMLSPRPLGNPRLNLGLFSSRARKESNRGTVYEERSAGSEASTTTTEDPTCSAPMQTAYENEEATTGMFRSPSPSSGPGAVGMRKAASAGAGPIVSAASNDLSSSAAGSSTETPALSCDKPNALAQPTKPLKLKSQAQGLLNTAIGIGMSLGGRGSINVMPTSPSIAAALEYMRNEHDPPRRSVLDEKRDEHGVYGAESTGEGNGEENDGAGSRERGASRSREHLGEGSGDRSIGGNGLRERLANANESREDLTRSSGDTFDDESDAESQKVHGQPSISDFASKGHKASFSDAGKSSFRIRAQRRRVLRRAAHTDADDHPSHAVDTGSTDDHLVVHDEEDQHEADASFSSEPCFDQAFSFNPSARPQPRAAQDPDKRVSTASSQRTLTAWNTGGFVFPNNNANAEQQQGGAPLARLHTTDGNLDVEHEVESEPLPKPTPRPARLGQLAGSLKRRSASMSILLPPMMSPRSPGPESEASSPGLMPTSPPPPMPTRHAHFDGAVTDSEGTAPVRKRSRRHRPKKHTNREAEPRRSDSPHHQGSVFHSPASAPALQVHTHVHIPQLPAAAQTPLMSIAALAPAARDLALGVGKRVEKFYRARSASGAGHEQRPSLGGMRTTSSTGRGAHTNAHANTHANTIGLGLGVEPVLSAPLRPAVPGASGLVFGRALEDPSVPRDMDGWTDEILGVRRCVGLPVFVSRSVRHLERWGGDEEGLFRISGRPSHVSRLRAEFDAGADYDLYEIPPSDLDPHAVSSLFKAYLRQLPEPILTRALKGQFDMAMTATDSTSNASFDISKLPTSMTSFGESSENMRSLDDALLADIKVLIDHYPKPTITSCTSSVIYCDIPPNMRTRPRCRSGTCFCCFARRWGSALGS from the exons ATGTCTGTGCGTGCATTGCCGGCCGTGCCTGGTGCCTCCTCTTCGACCACTACGCTATCGCCGCCTGGTTTAGATTCCCGCAGTGCATCCGTATCTTCTCTCGCCACGAACCCTGCGATCCGACCGCTTCCTGCGCTCCCACCGTCCCACTCCCAGGTGTCCCTCGCCGCCACTACTACGTCCGCTAGCACCGTGCGGCCGTTACCTGTGCCCCAACCAGCTGCGAACATGAACACTGCGTCGCTCTTGAGCGTTGACGAGGCGCCGTTGGGGTCGGCTGGGGCTCCGGTTCGAGACCCGGTCGAGGAGAATAGTTGTTTGGGGGATCGGACTGTGAATGTCCTGGCTCCGCCTCGGACGGTTTCAAATCAGGACCTATCTGGCCATGGGTCCGCGTCTGATTCCCAGCTACAGCCGACAGCGACGACGACAGAGGCATCGCAGTCGACGGCTACATTACCCCACCTCGTCCGCATCCCCCGCTTCGTCCGTCCAGCCCTCCCCTACCTCGAACTCGGCCTCGACACAGCCATCCCCGATCACACCGTCCAGGCCGTCGCCGCTCGCCCGGCTGAACAGGAAAAAACGCCAACTGTCTCGGGACTTGCTCAAGTTTGGCGA CACCATATGCAGACCCAGCAACAACACTTGAGTGGTGCCAGTCTCCGACTAAAAATGCTCAGCCCCCGACCCCTGGGAAACCCCCGCTTGAACCTCGGTTTATTCTCATCCCGCGCACGCAAAGAGTCCAAT CGGGGGACTGTTTATGAGGAGCGGAGTGCGGGGAGCGAGGCCagtaccaccaccaccgaGGACCCCACATGCTCGGCCCCAATGCAAACAGCGTACGAAAACGAGGAAGCAACGACAGGAATGTTCCGCTCGCCTAGCCCTAGTTCAGGTCCAGGTGCAGTCGGAATGCGAAAAGCTGCGAGCGCAGGGGCCGGTCCTATCGTTTCTGCCGCTTCCAACGATCTCTCCTCGTCCGCAGCTGGCTCGTCTACCGAGACCCCTGCTTTGAGCTGCGATAAACCAAATGCATTGGCTCAGCCTACCAAACCTCTGAAGCTTAAATCCCAGGCCCAGGGATTGTTGAACACCGCCATCGGGATCGGGATGAGTCTGGGTGGCAGAGGGAGCATCAATGTGATGCCTACTAGTCC AAGTATCGCCGCTGCGCTCGAGTACATGAGGAACGAACACGACCCACCCCGTCGCTCTGTTCTGGACGAGAAGCGAGATGAACATGGGGTTTATGGTGCCGAGTCGACTGGAGAGGGCAATGGCGAGGAAAACGATGGAGCGGGATCGAGGGAACGTGGAGCTAGCAGGTCGCGAGAACATTTGGGCGAAGGATCAGGCGACCGGTCGATTGGCGGTAACGGACTGCGAGAACGCCTCGCCAACGCCAACGAATCGAGAGAAGATCTGACTCGCAGTTCGGGAGATACGTTTGATGACGAGTCGGATGCTGAGAGTCAAAAGGTCCATGGGCAACCTAGTATTTCGGATTTTGCGTCCAAGGGCCACAAGGCGAGCTTTTCAGATGCTGGCAAGTCGAGCTTTCGGATACGGGCGCAACGTCGTCGGGTCCTTCGTCGAGC CGCGCACACTGATGCGGATGACCATCCTTCGCATGCCGTAGATACGGGCAGCACAGACGACCATCTCGTTGTCCACGACGAGGAAGATCAACATGAAGCCGACGCCTCGTTTAGCTCCGAGCCCTGCTTCGATCAGGCCTTTTCGTTTAATCCCTCGGCCAGACCCCAACCCCGCGCGGCTCAAGATCCGGACAAGCGTGTGTCGACGGCGTCGAGTCAGCGCACGTTGACGGCCTGGAACACGGGCGGGTTCGTATTCCCCAACAATAACGCCAATGCCGAGCAGCAACAAGGTGGTGCTCCCCTGGCCCGACTCCATACGACCGATGGGAACCTGGATGTCGAGCACGAGGTTGAATCCGAGCCTCTCCCCAAGCCTACTCCCCGTCCGGCCAGACTGGGTCAACTGGCCGGGTCGCTCAAGCGTCGGAGCGCGTCGATGAGCATCCTTTTACCGCCCATGATGAGTCCCAGAAGCCCCGGTCCCGAAAGCGAAGCGTCCAGTCCTGGTCTGATGCCTACGTCGCCCCCGCCGCCTATGCCTACCCGACACGCCCATTTTGATGGCGCGGTCACCGACTCGGAGGGAACTGCCCCCGTGCGCAAACGAAGTCGTCGA CACCGACCGAAAAAACATACGAACCGCGAGGCCGAGCCGCGTCGCTCGGATTCTCCGCACCACCAAGGATCCGTATTCCATTCGCCAGCGTCGGCGCCGGCCCTACAAGTCCACACGCATGTTCATATCCCACAGCTCCCCGCCGCCGCCCAGACGCCGCTCATGTCGATCGCGGCGCTCGCTCCTGCCGCGCGGGACCTTGCGCTCGGCGTCGGAAAGCGGGTCGAGAAGTTTTACAGGGCGAGAAGTGCGAGCGGGGCGGGCCACGAACAGCGTCCGTCCTTGGGCGGGATGCGAACGACGTCATCGACCGGGCGCGGCGCACACACCAACGCCCATGCCAACACCCACGCCAACACGATCGGACTCGGACTGGGCGTCGAGCCTGTCTTGTCTGCGCCCCTTCGGCCTGCTGTGCCCGGTGCGTCGGGTCTGGTGTTTGGGCGTGCGCTGGAGGATCCGAGTGTTCCGCGCGACATGGACGGCTGGACGGATGAGATTTTGGGCGTGAGGCGGTGTGTGGGGTTGCCTGTCTTTGTGTCACGCAGTGTGAGGCATTTGGAGCGCTGGGGAGGCGACGAGGAAGGGCTGTTTAG GATTTCGGGGCGGCCGTCGCATGTGTCGAGGTTGAGGGCCGAGTTTGATGCGGGTGCGGATTATGATTTGTACGAGATTCCGCCGAGCGATTTGGATCCTCACGCCGTGTCGTCGTTGTTCAAGGCCTACCTGCGACAAC TTCCCGAGCCCATTTTGACCCGGGCACTCAAGGGTCAATTCGACATGGCCATGACTGCTACGGACAGCACCTCCAATGCTTCGTTTGACATTTCTAAACTCCCCACTAGTATGACCTCGTTTGGCGAGTCATCTGAAAATATGCGCTCGTTGGACGACGCGCTCTTGGCTGATATCAAGGTCCTCATCGACCACTACCCCAAGCCAACTATAACCTCTTGCACGAGCTCTGTCATTTATTGCGATATACCACCGAACATGCGCACACGACCAAGATGCCGATCGGGAACTTGCTTTTGCTGTTTTGCCCGACGCTGGGGCTCAGCGCTGGGTTCTTGA
- a CDS encoding FGGY-family carbohydrate kinase: MSTSTGEKYYLGVDVGTGSARAALVSPTGQLLASSTQATTTWRSDTDARIFEQSTTEIWKQICIATRECLATAKVSPSDVAGIGFDATCSLAVTNRQGEPVCVTGGKELGGTGERNIVLWADHRAEEEAGIINSSGAVVLDYVGGTMSLEMEIPKILWLSRHMSPEKFAQCQFFDLPDWLTYKSTGSQARSTCSLTCKCSFVPPGATEAAHGWVPEFFRKIGLGSLVDDGFAALGGWGVTAPSDKNGDPGIVLTAGQPVGHGLTKQAAEELGLVEGTPVGSAVIDAYAGWIGTVAARYKTKSGEELSPAPGLEASGERLAAVAGTSTCHVIQSPKGIFVPGVWGPYKNAVFPGWWMNEGGQSSTGQLIDFVLTTHAAYPRLQALAKEQQKSVHVVLAEKLEALRLEAGADSLVELTKDVHFYPDLHGNRSPLADPQMRGSIVGLKLDSGLGDLALKFNVTLEAIALQTRHIVETMNARGHTVRSIFMSGGQAANTKLMQLFADTIGVPVILPQSHSAAVVLGAAMLGRQSYAGQKVAEEASEKTKEDLWKIMEMTPPGTEVHPKASPKESKLLDAKYSIFLEAIDIQRRWRREMAAAGQ; encoded by the exons ATGAGCACCTCAACTGGAGAAAAATACTATCTGGGTGTAGATGT AGGCACCGGTTCCGCACGCGCTGCCTTGGTTTCGCCTACAGGCCAACTTTTGGCATCGTCCACTCAAGCGACTACAACATGGCGTTCTGACACTGACGCTCGTATTTTTGAACAATCTACGACGGAAATCTGGAAACAAATTTGTATTGCTACGCGGGAATGCCTCGCGACTGCCAAAGTTTCCCCTTCTGACGTTGCTGGAATTGGGTTCGACGCGACTTGTTCGCTAGCTGTTACTAATCGACAAGGAGAGCCTGTTTGTGTGACTGGTGGGAAAGAGCTAGGAGGCACGGGAGAGAGAAATATCGTGTTGTGGGCAGATCATCGTGCTGAAGAGGAGGCGGGAATTATCAACTCGAGCGGAGCTGTCGTATTGGACTATGTCGGAGGCACGATGAGT CTCGAGATGGAGATTCCCAAAATCCTCTGGCTCAGCAGACACATGTCTCCTGAGAAATTCGCCCAATGCCAATTCTTTGATTTACCCGATTGGC TGACGTACAAGTCGACCGGTTCGCAAGCTCGCTCCACTTGTTCTTTGACATGCAAATGCTCGTTTGTTCCGCCCGGTGCGACCGAGGCAGCACACGGCTGGGTACCCGAGTTTTTCAGGAAGATTGGGCTAGGATCGTTGGTGGATGATGGTTTCGCCGCGTTGGGCGGATGGGGCGTGACTGCTCCTTCGGACAAGAATGGC GATCCCGGAATCGTCTTGACAGCCGGTCAACCTGTTGGACATGGTCTGACGAAACAGGCGGCCGAGGAGCTTGGACTGGTCGAGGGCACGCCCGTAGGAAGCGCTGTGATTGATGC TTACGCAGGCTGGATTGGTACCGTTGCGGCCCGGTACAAGACCAAATCTGGGGAAGAACTGAGTCCTGCACCTGGACTTGAGGCGTCTGGTGAGCGGCTGGCAGCTGTGGCTGGGACGAGTACGTGTCATGTCATTCAG AGCCCCAAGGGAATTTTTGTTCCTGGTGTTTGGGGACCCTACAAG AATGCTGTGTTCCCTGGGTGGTGGATGAATGAGGGTGGACAGTCGAGTACTGGCCAG CTCATCGACTTTGTTTTGACCACCCATGCTGCCTACCCGCGCCTTCAAGCGCTCGCCAAAGAACAGCAAAAGAGTGTGCATGTTGTATTGGCTGAGAAACTCGAAGCATTGAGACTGGAAGCCGGAGCAGATAGCCTAGTCGAACTAACCAAGGACGTCCATTTCTATCCTGATTTACACG GCAACCGATCTCCTCTTGCCGACCCACAGATGCGCGGCTCGATCGTCGGTCTCAAGCTCGACTCTGGACTGGGCGACCTTGCACTCAAATTCAATGTCACTCTCGAA GCTATCGCCCTTCAAACGAGGCATATCGTCGAGACTATGAATGCGCGTGGACATACTGTTCGGTCGATCTTCATGTCTGGTGGACAGGCTGCGAATACCAAGTTGATGCAATT GTTTGCGGATACGATCGGCGTTCCGGTTATACTGCCTCAATCCCACTCGGCGGCGGTTGTGCTCGGCGCAGCAATGCTCGGAAG GCAATCTTATGCGGGCCAAAAAGTGGCGGAAGAGGCGAGTGAAAAGACCAAGGAGGATCTATGGAAAATTATG GAAATGACACCGCCCGGCACGGAAGTTCATCCCAAGGCCTCGCCCAAGGAATCCAAACTGCTCGACGCCAAGTATAGCATCTTTTTGGAGGCGATTGATATTCAGAGGAGGTGGAGACGGGAAATGGCGGCTGCGGGTCAGTAA
- a CDS encoding Fungal specific transcription factor domain gives MLEDATSFIISQFVWFSQKLLFKAPSTPVEQGLLWRIEYSEFTRWSMYLSARVLKDMTNGINSQKYVGWIFRFGQQMLEPSTATEPASSMEGRLGGLHDVGSLPRIYRIWDVSRYSLFRQCTPTFLRLAKLSPEIWPSDFAISISKATQSRYEIIKFIVNDTIIAMILGIAPVIHYDTTPDATVGGQVAFSNGVWNSFGDSIWTPVVGNTGEPTKDIARVAVQEAWRQAALISFFMGMKEVNSADRRVQAAVRQVVQLGNTIEAGSPLERHLLIPCVLAGVAACQEKHRASLRSKLTNNSFLREITMVLRISEFVVVLDHLWHGAGKGGSPVTWEDYVQSRCATIPISY, from the exons ATGCTTGAAGATGCAACTTCATTCATTATATCACAAT TCGTTTGGTTCTCACAGAAATTGCTCTTCAAGGCACCCTCGACGCCTGTTGAGCAAGGGTTGTTATGGCGCATCGAATATTCCGAATTCACTCGGTGGTCGATGTACCTCAGTGCCCGAGTATTAAAAGATATGACGAATGGTATAAATAGCCAAAAGTATGTCGGCTGGATCTTCCGGTTCGGCCAGCAAATGCTGGAACCATCTACCGCAACCGAACCAGCATCATCGATGGAAGGGCGATTGGGTGGACTGCATGATGTTG GTAGCTTACCTAGGATTTATCGTATCTGGGACGTCAGTCGGTACTCTCTATTTCGACAGTGCACGCCTACGTTCTTGCGATTAGCAAAACTATCCCCCGAAATTTGGCCGAGTGATTTTGCTATCTCCATCTCAAAGGCTACTCAAAGCCGATATGAAATCATTAAGTTCATCGTAAACGACACAATTATTGCTATGATTCTCGGTATAGCTCCTGTGATCCATTATGATACCACTCCGGATGCGACGGTAGGAGGCCAAGTAGCGTTCTCGAATGGTGTATGGAATTCCTTCGGAGATTCTAT CTGGACTCCGGTTGTAGGGAATACTGGCGAGCCAACGAAGGACATCGCGAGGGTCGCCGTGCAGGAAGCCTGGCGTCAGGCAGCTCTGATATCCTTTTTTATG GGAATGAAGGAGGTGAATTCGGCGGACCGTCGGGTGCAAGCAGCAGTTCGACAAGTTGTCCAACTCGGGAATACGATCGAAGCCGGAAGCCCGCTGGAGCGACATTTACTGATACCATGTGTACTT GCGGGAGTTGCCGCTTGTCAAGAGAAACATCGCGCCAGCTTACGTAGTAAATTGACCAACAACTCGTTCCTACGTGAAATTACAATGGTCTTGCGAATTTCTGAGTTTGTGGTAGTATTGGATCATCTTTGGCATGGTGCAGGAAAAGGTGGAAGCCCGGTCACATGGGAGGATTACGTGCAATCTCGTTGTGCAACTATACCGATCTCATATTGA
- a CDS encoding YqeY domain-containing protein — protein MVYRQLLHARPQIVLRASLPRLYIAPRGAAARYFASELHTADVRTRLREELKQAMKAKDSFRSTTIRSALAEITNADKANKSTPIANDNILSLLQKSIARRTESASQFRSASRNDLAEKEEAECQVLSGFLPAQLSEEEIENRLREAFSKLESTTGNPGALVGKLMKAFYETTERASVQADAVSKKAREIIQSAASSK, from the exons ATGGTTTACCGGCAGCTCCTCCATGCTCGCCCTCAAATTGTGCTCCGAGCGTCCCTACCTAGATTATACATAGCACCTCGTGGTGCTGCAGCTCGATATTTCGCCTCTG AATTACACACGGCTGATGTACGTACTCGACTGCGTGAGGAGCTCAAGCAGGCAATGAAAGCCAAGGACAGCTTCCGGTCAACTACAATTCGC TCTGCTCTAGCAGAGATTACCAATGCGGACAAGGCAAACAAGAGCACTCCAATCGCTAATGACAATATCCTCTCATTATTACAAAAATCAATTGCACGCCGA ACAGAGTCGGCTTCCCAATTCCGTTCAGCATCGAGAAATGACCTTGCAGAAAAGGAAGAGGCCGAATGCCAAGTGCTTTCGGGTTTCCTTCCTGCACAGCTGAGCGAGGAAGAGATCGAAAATCGATTACGTGAGGCATTTTCGAAACTCGAAAGTACAACTGGGAATCCTGGAGCATTGGTTGGAAAGCTCATGAAGGCATTTTATGAGACGACAGAACGGGCATCTGTCCAAGCTGATGCCGTGAGTAAGAAAGCGCGGGAGATCATCCAATCAGCCGCTTCGAGCAAGTGA
- a CDS encoding Fungal specific transcription factor domain, protein MPNPVPGRSAKGCLTCRRRKKKCDEKRPQCERCLLGNFECLGYAHLEGISSNSNHISSSGSITLSNVQDSVSHLLIEANHPTTADFLPFVSCMGNPVHPNTLSLTHPHGHPLSIPKGPQLDLFERDNMVDLVVSQYLRVARAPFRPFPYEFGRAIEERARSSDLVLKTMYIGARIAQALLDGTNPQRFVGWIDSFHRQISWTQPLSLNTGATHLADRLSAVHDLTLYAFMLTDSRTGYSLLRQGVPIFLEFAAQSPQVWSKDSAISISHALNPTRHEMARFVLVDAISSLAFGTAPLINYDTTVNENEFLHGKYGFLEMGCAGHGPGSSNSGDIGDIEECVKKWAPKLDYTERPFESITRLAVQECWRQATLIYAYMGLCGADSSDDRVQPLVSQVAQLAATIEPNSPMEAHLFVPALIAGAAARKEKHRTVLRKKIQASRNIDARILRGADFVFVLDHLWHGAAVGGSPVTWEDYVTSRYAVMPLDV, encoded by the exons ATGCCGAACCCGGTTCCAGGCCGATCAGCGAAAGGGTGTCTTACTTGTAGACGACG GAAGAAGAAATGCGACGAAAAACGCCCACAGTGCGAGCGATGCTTGCTTGGCAACTTTGAATGTTTGGGTTATGCTCATCTGGAGGGCATCTCATCAAATAGCAATCATATCTCATCGTCGGGCTCCATTACCCTGTCCAACGTGCAAGACAGCGTATCTCACCTACTCATCGAGGCGAACCACCCCACA ACTGCCGACTTTCTCCCTTTTGTTAGTTGTATGGGAAATCCAGTACATCCCAATACATTATCTCTAACCCACCCTCACGGGCATCCTCTGAGTATACCCAAAGGCCCTCAGCTCGACTTATTCGAACGGGATAATATGGTGGACCTTGTGGTGTCACAAT ATTTACGAGTCGCTCGCGCGCCGTTCAGGCCGTTTCCTTACGAGTTCGGTAGAGCTATCGAAGAAAGGGCTCGAAGTTCAGACCTCGTCCTCAAGACAATGTATATCGGGGCGCGGATAGCACAAGCACTTCTCGATGGCACTAACCCACAACGTTTCGTGGGGTGGATTGATAGCTTTCATCGCCAAATATCATGGACGCAACCATTATCCCTGAATACTGGTGCAACCCATCTGGCAGACCGTCTGTCAGCTGTTCACGAC CTTACATTGTATGCCTTTATGCTGACGGACAGTCGGACAGGCTATTCGTTGCTTCGCCAAGGTGTTCCTATCTTCCTCGAGTTTGCCGCTCAGTCGCCTCAAGTATGGTCTAAGGACTCTGCTATATCGATCTCACATGCACTCAACCCTACCAGACATGAGATGGCCAGATTTGTTCTCGTAGATGCGATTTCCTCTCTAGCTTTCGGCACCGCTCCTCTCATTAACTACGATACGACTGTTAACGAAAACGAGTTCTTGCATGGGAAGTACGGCTTTCTGGAAATG GGTTGCGCGGGTCATGGACCAGGTAGTTCAAACTCGGGAGATATTGGAGATATTGAGGAGTGCGTCAAAAAGTGGGCCCCGAAGCTGGATTATACCGAAAGGCCGTTTGAATCAATTACCAGACTGGCAGTGCAGGAGTGCTGGCGCCAGGCAACGTTGATATACGCGTATATG GGGTTGTGTGGGGCGGATTCGTCAGATGATCGAGTTCAGCCCTTAGTCTCTCAGGTAGCACAATTGGCCGCTACTATTGAGCCTAATAGCCCTATGGAGGCGCACTTATTTGTTCCAGCACTGATA GCGGGGGCAGCTGCTCGGAAGGAGAAACACCGTACTGTTCTTCGCAAGAAGATTCAGGCATCTCGGAACATCGATGC